The Ignatzschineria rhizosphaerae genome contains a region encoding:
- a CDS encoding YcbK family protein, whose translation MNNKLIITDRESYIKQHNEIVCDNRRNLLKVASGVLAGSAAFGIFGLNPALAKQALSNERELVIYTPALGETTRTVYWVPGEGYIRESLDEISWALRDRRTKTAKLYDPHVLDQLYALTLQLGYSKPVHGLSGYRSHKTNEMLRNTMRGVAKSSFHTKAKAIDIRMPGVSTRNLRNSALSLKAGGVGYYSRSAFVHIDSGAVRTWGS comes from the coding sequence ATGAATAACAAATTAATTATTACAGATCGTGAATCATATATTAAGCAACATAATGAAATTGTTTGCGATAATAGACGAAACCTTTTAAAGGTTGCATCTGGAGTATTAGCAGGATCAGCTGCATTTGGTATTTTTGGATTAAACCCAGCATTAGCAAAACAAGCATTATCTAATGAAAGAGAGCTTGTAATCTATACTCCGGCATTAGGTGAAACAACTCGAACAGTTTATTGGGTGCCGGGTGAAGGCTATATCCGTGAATCATTAGATGAGATTTCATGGGCGCTACGTGATAGAAGAACAAAAACTGCAAAACTTTATGACCCACATGTCTTAGATCAACTTTATGCATTAACGCTTCAATTAGGTTATTCAAAACCTGTTCACGGTTTAAGTGGCTACCGTTCACATAAAACTAATGAAATGTTACGTAACACGATGCGTGGCGTTGCAAAGAGCAGCTTCCATACAAAAGCAAAAGCAATTGATATTCGTATGCCAGGCGTATCTACTCGTAATCTACGCAATTCAGCATTATCACTTAAAGCTGGTGGTGTTGGTTATTATAGCCGTTCAGCGTTCGTTCATATTGATAGCGGTGCGGTTAGAACATGGGGTAGTTAA
- the dnaB gene encoding replicative DNA helicase, producing the protein MQNIQPHDTDLAQIKTPPHSIEAEQAVLGGLLIDKDAWDRIDGILSPGDFYSKNHRMIFETIQSLYNEMQSVDILTVSDDLKQRELLEEIGGLPYLATLAQDMPSVSNIQAYANIVYDRSVVRKLIAVGTNIADSGFNPKGRNSNELIQFAEQAVFAIAEQGNKQDAGLIDIRDVLKTTIARIDELAQSKGGITGAPTGWDQFDEMTSGLQNGDMIVVAGRPSMGKTTIAMNMVERVAMYTNKPVAIFSLEMPAEQLVMRMFASIGGIEQGKIRTGELNDIEAKKLSDATKTLAQTKIFIDDTSGLSPSEMRSRARRLQRDHGQLGLVMVDYLQLMSIPGMSDQRVAEVSEISRSLKLMARELNVPVIVLSQLNRSLEQRPNKRPVMSDLRDSGAIEQDADLICFVYRDEVYNEESPEKGVAEVIIAKQRNGPIGTVKLSFQGKFSRFMNLSTRDFADQFVDE; encoded by the coding sequence ATGCAAAATATACAACCGCATGATACTGATCTTGCACAAATAAAAACACCACCACACTCTATAGAAGCTGAGCAAGCAGTCCTCGGTGGTCTACTAATTGATAAAGATGCTTGGGATCGTATTGATGGGATCTTATCTCCCGGCGATTTTTATAGCAAAAATCATCGAATGATCTTTGAAACAATTCAAAGTCTCTATAATGAGATGCAATCTGTTGATATTCTCACGGTCAGTGATGATTTAAAACAACGGGAATTATTAGAAGAGATTGGTGGACTTCCCTACTTAGCAACGCTAGCCCAAGATATGCCTTCGGTCAGTAATATTCAAGCTTATGCAAATATTGTTTATGATCGCTCAGTCGTCCGCAAGCTCATTGCTGTCGGTACTAATATCGCAGATTCAGGATTTAATCCCAAAGGTCGAAATAGTAACGAATTAATCCAATTTGCTGAACAAGCCGTCTTTGCTATTGCAGAGCAAGGAAATAAACAAGATGCCGGTCTTATTGATATTCGTGATGTTCTTAAAACAACAATTGCTCGTATTGATGAGCTTGCACAATCTAAAGGCGGTATTACAGGTGCCCCTACAGGCTGGGATCAATTTGATGAAATGACATCAGGCCTACAAAATGGTGATATGATCGTGGTAGCCGGTCGTCCTTCAATGGGTAAAACAACAATCGCCATGAATATGGTTGAACGTGTTGCCATGTATACCAATAAGCCTGTTGCAATCTTCAGCCTTGAGATGCCAGCAGAACAACTAGTAATGAGAATGTTCGCATCTATAGGCGGTATTGAGCAAGGGAAGATCAGAACGGGTGAGCTCAACGATATTGAAGCTAAAAAACTCAGTGATGCCACTAAAACGCTCGCTCAAACAAAAATCTTTATCGATGACACGAGTGGACTTAGCCCCTCAGAGATGCGCTCAAGAGCTCGCCGTCTTCAACGTGATCACGGCCAGCTTGGCTTAGTTATGGTGGATTACCTACAATTAATGAGTATTCCTGGCATGTCTGACCAACGTGTAGCTGAAGTCTCCGAGATATCCCGTTCTCTTAAATTAATGGCCAGGGAGTTAAATGTTCCTGTTATCGTACTTTCACAGCTTAACCGTAGCCTTGAGCAAAGACCTAACAAACGGCCAGTAATGAGTGACCTGCGTGACTCAGGAGCAATCGAGCAGGATGCTGATTTAATTTGTTTTGTTTATCGTGATGAAGTTTATAACGAAGAATCTCCTGAGAAAGGAGTTGCTGAAGTGATCATCGCAAAACAACGTAACGGTCCAATCGGGACAGTAAAACTTAGCTTCCAAGGGAAGTTCTCACGATTTATGAATCTGTCGACTAGAGATTTCGCAGATCAATTTGTGGATGAGTAA